The Nitrospinota bacterium genome segment ACCACATCGCCGCCGCGGGGGGAATTGCAAAAGCAGTCCGCGCCGCGAAAAAAGCGGGGCGAGGCAGGTTTGTCGAAGTGGAGGTGACGAATCTCGCGGAACTGGCGGAGGCGCTGACCGCCGGGGCGGACAGAGTGTTGCTGGACAACATGACCCTCGCGATGGTGAAAAAAGCGGTGAAAATGGCCAAGGGGAGGGCGCAGACCGAAGCCTCCGGCAACATGAACCTTAAGACCGTCCGCAGGTACGCCAAGGCTGGCGTTGATTACATATCGGTGGGGGCGCTCACCCATTCGGCCCCTGCGGCGGACTTATCGCTGCTGATAGTGCTGGGCTAGCCGGCCAATCAGTCCGTTTGCGGGTATTTGACAATTGTGCATTCCGGGAAGTAAGCTTTACTATCCACTTGCATAATATGAGTATGCGATGAAACTGTCCATAAGCATCCACAAAGACGAAGACGGCGTTTATATCGCCGAATGCCCGGCGATTCCAGGTTGCATAAGCCAGGGGAAAACAGAGATGGAAGCCGAGGCGAACATCCGGGACGCCATTGAAGCATGCCTTGAAGTGCGCGAAGAGCTTGGGATGCCTTTGACAATTGTCACAAAGGAAATCGAGGTTGGTTGATTGGCTCCATCCATTCCGTTATTGCGGCCGGGTGAGGTTGTCAAAGCATTTCAGCGGCTCGGATGGACGGTGTCGAGGAAAAGGGGAATCCATATAATCATGACCAAGCAAGGGCATATAGCGACACTTTCTATTCCTGACCACCGGGAGACCGCGCGCGGCACGTTGCGGGGCCTTATTTCGTCCGCTGGAATAACGGTTGACGATTTTTTGGAAAATTTGAAAAAGCGTTAAAGATAAATTATTAGAGATTCACGCAATCCTGTGGTGGCCGGGCTGGAGCGGACTCTTTTCCGGCGATTTCATTTCTCATAACGGCAACATGCCAAGACCGCCTCACCCCTCGTCTAGCATGGTGGCGATATCCCGCTCGTGCTCTTCTTCCTGTATCAAAATGTCCTCCAGCGCGCGGCGAAGCCCGTATTCCTTCAGCGATTCGGCCTCGGATATCCTTTGCCTGTATGATTTGATGGCGTTGCGCTCACCCTTCAAGTCCTGTTGGAGCATCTTCTTGCCTTCCGGCGACGTCTCTATTTTCTCCACCTTAACGGTGGGGACGCCCCCAAGGTAATCTATCTGGCTGGAGATGGAGATGGCGTGGGCGATCTCCTCGTTGGCATGAACCAGAAGTTCCGCCTCGATGGCCTTGTATTTCGGGCCGGATATGGCTGCGGAGTGTTGGATATACTGGATGGCGGCGGCGTATTCCCACTCCAGGTCCTTGTTGAGTTTCGCTATCAGCTGTTTTTTAGTGATTGGCATGGCTTCGACCCTCCAGGTTTGTAACGAGCGGGATACTTGCGGCAATTATATCGCGGAAATGACAGGAGGGAGAAGAGAGAAAAGGCGAGGGGTGTGTAACCACGGAGGCACAGAGGCACGGAGGGAAGAAAGGGAATGGTTTTTAGTGTTCAGGTTTAGGCGCAGCTTTCATCCCGGCCATGGCGAGACGGAATCTATTTTGTGGCAATTCATGAATTGCCCCTGCGACCGTGATTTTGGAAGTGTTTCAGCAAACCGGGATAATGGCCTGCAAGCAGGTGTGACAACATGTAAAACGGTTTTGGTGGCGCCAAGGCGCGCCCCCCGGCAAGAAATTGATATTTCCCCCTCTGCGCCTCCGTGCCTCTGTGGTGAAAATTCCTCCCGGCGCCCCAAATAAAAAACGCCGGCGGGTTTGATTCCGCCGGCGGTCCGTCAGCAAAAATGGAATTTAGAAACTGCGCCTGGGAGCTCCTGTGTTGCCGCGCCGCTCCTGCGGGCGGGATTCGTTGACCTTCAGCTTGCGGCCGTCGAACGTGTAGCCGTCAAACTTGCTGATCGCCGCCTGGGCCGAATCCTCGGTTTCCATCTCAACGAAGCCGAACCCGCGGGAACGGCCCGTTTCCCTGTCAGTGAGGATCTTGACCGACGCCACCGCCCCGGCTTCCGAGAACAGCGTGTTAAGGTCTTCATCCTTCGTTTTGTAAGACAGGTTACCAACGTACAGTTTCTTTTCCATCGTAAAATCTCCAAGACATGAATTCGAACACCCACCCCTATGGGCAGGCAATTGTCAAATAGTAGCAGATTTACCGGAATTAATCTATTATTTTCATTGATTCGAAACGCGAGTCAATCCCTTTTTTAGTTGAAACTCCCGGCATGACCGTCACGCCGCTTTCACCATTATCTTCCCCGCCAGAGCCCGTTTCATGATCTCACGCAGTTCTGGCAGGTGTTTATAACCGCTCACTTTCCTCAACCTGG includes the following:
- a CDS encoding type II toxin-antitoxin system HicB family antitoxin — its product is MKLSISIHKDEDGVYIAECPAIPGCISQGKTEMEAEANIRDAIEACLEVREELGMPLTIVTKEIEVG
- a CDS encoding type II toxin-antitoxin system HicA family toxin — encoded protein: MAPSIPLLRPGEVVKAFQRLGWTVSRKRGIHIIMTKQGHIATLSIPDHRETARGTLRGLISSAGITVDDFLENLKKR
- a CDS encoding ferritin-like domain-containing protein, whose product is MPITKKQLIAKLNKDLEWEYAAAIQYIQHSAAISGPKYKAIEAELLVHANEEIAHAISISSQIDYLGGVPTVKVEKIETSPEGKKMLQQDLKGERNAIKSYRQRISEAESLKEYGLRRALEDILIQEEEHERDIATMLDEG
- a CDS encoding RNA-binding protein, which translates into the protein MEKKLYVGNLSYKTKDEDLNTLFSEAGAVASVKILTDRETGRSRGFGFVEMETEDSAQAAISKFDGYTFDGRKLKVNESRPQERRGNTGAPRRSF